A DNA window from Deinococcus multiflagellatus contains the following coding sequences:
- the aceA gene encoding isocitrate lyase, whose translation MTTNPPVPNPRTPAEILEKTWQTEERWQGIKRNYTAEDVVKLRGSLPIEHTLAKHGAQKLWRSMKEEPFVNALGALTGNQAMQQVKAGLKAIYLSGWQVAGDANNAGQMYPDQSLYPASSVPDVVKRINNTLRRADQIQHSEGKSDIDFFVPIVADAEAGFGGPLNAFELMKAMIEAGAAGVHFEDQLASEKKCGHLGGKVLVPTSQFIRTLNAARLAADVSGVPTVLIARTDADAANLLTSDIDENDKPFCTGERTPEGFYYVKPGIEQAISRALAYAPYADVIWCETSVPNLEDARRFAEAVHAQFPGKLLAYNCSPSFNWKKNLDDETIAKFQVELGKLGYKFQFITLAGFHSLNMSMFDLAYGYARTQMSAFVELQEREFAAQERGFTAVKHQREVGTGYFDLVAQAAGGGQSSTTALAGSTEAQQFGKEKELVGAHD comes from the coding sequence ATGACCACCAACCCCCCCGTTCCCAACCCGCGTACGCCCGCTGAAATTCTGGAAAAAACCTGGCAGACCGAGGAGCGCTGGCAGGGCATCAAGCGCAACTACACGGCCGAGGACGTGGTGAAACTGCGCGGCAGCCTGCCCATCGAACACACGCTGGCCAAGCACGGCGCCCAGAAGCTGTGGCGGTCCATGAAAGAAGAGCCCTTCGTGAACGCGCTGGGCGCCCTGACCGGCAACCAGGCCATGCAGCAGGTGAAAGCGGGCCTGAAAGCCATTTACCTGTCGGGGTGGCAGGTGGCGGGCGACGCCAACAACGCCGGGCAGATGTACCCCGACCAGAGCCTGTACCCGGCCTCCAGCGTGCCGGATGTGGTCAAGCGCATCAACAATACCCTGCGCCGTGCTGACCAGATTCAGCACAGCGAGGGCAAGAGCGACATTGATTTCTTCGTGCCCATCGTGGCCGACGCCGAAGCGGGCTTTGGCGGCCCCCTGAACGCCTTTGAGTTGATGAAGGCCATGATCGAGGCGGGGGCCGCAGGCGTGCATTTCGAGGACCAGCTCGCCAGCGAGAAGAAGTGCGGCCACCTGGGCGGCAAGGTGCTGGTGCCCACCAGCCAGTTCATCCGCACGCTGAATGCCGCGCGCCTCGCCGCCGATGTGAGCGGCGTGCCCACCGTGCTGATTGCCCGCACCGACGCCGACGCCGCCAACCTGCTGACCAGCGACATTGACGAGAATGACAAGCCCTTCTGCACCGGCGAGCGCACCCCCGAAGGCTTTTACTACGTCAAACCCGGCATTGAGCAGGCCATTTCCCGCGCCCTGGCCTACGCCCCCTACGCCGACGTGATCTGGTGCGAAACCAGCGTGCCCAACCTGGAGGACGCCCGCAGGTTCGCTGAAGCCGTGCACGCCCAGTTTCCCGGCAAGCTGCTGGCCTACAACTGCTCGCCCAGCTTCAACTGGAAAAAGAACCTGGACGACGAGACCATTGCCAAGTTTCAGGTGGAACTGGGAAAACTGGGGTACAAGTTCCAGTTCATCACCCTGGCGGGCTTCCACTCACTGAACATGAGCATGTTCGATCTGGCCTACGGCTACGCCCGCACCCAGATGAGCGCCTTCGTGGAGCTGCAGGAGCGCGAGTTCGCGGCCCAGGAGCGCGGCTTCACGGCCGTTAAGCACCAGCGTGAGGTGGGGACTGGCTACTTTGATCTGGTGGCGCAGGCGGCTGGCGGCGGCCAGAGCAGCACCACCGCCCTGGCCGGCAGCACCGAGGCCCAGCAGTTCGGCAAAGAAAAGGAGCTGGTCGGCGCCCACGACTGA
- a CDS encoding HAD family hydrolase: MTASLPARHVAFDWGGVFTIGTFDGRSTQNVAERGGVPVKRVRDSYFRHVRQLEVGAWTLPQFWAVLQEETGLTLPYEDFEPLYLGSIHDNPAMYATLAALPRTVRVGLLSNNYPVVSDHLRRDPRFARFDALVFSNELGHKKPAPEAFAALEQAMGVPAAQVAFVDDVQENIDAAQDAGFHGLLYHHDHHADFQAALGAWLRGE, translated from the coding sequence ATGACCGCTTCTCTTCCGGCCCGCCACGTCGCCTTTGACTGGGGCGGCGTGTTCACCATTGGCACCTTCGATGGCCGCAGCACCCAGAACGTGGCCGAGCGCGGGGGCGTGCCTGTGAAGCGCGTGCGCGACAGCTATTTCCGGCATGTGCGGCAGCTGGAGGTGGGCGCCTGGACCCTGCCACAGTTCTGGGCGGTGCTGCAGGAAGAAACAGGCCTGACCCTGCCCTATGAGGACTTCGAGCCGCTGTACCTGGGCAGCATTCACGACAACCCGGCCATGTACGCCACGCTGGCCGCGCTGCCCCGGACCGTGCGCGTGGGCCTGCTGAGCAACAACTACCCCGTGGTCAGCGACCACCTGCGCCGCGATCCCCGCTTTGCCCGCTTTGACGCCCTGGTGTTCAGCAACGAACTGGGCCACAAGAAACCCGCGCCCGAAGCCTTTGCCGCGCTGGAACAGGCCATGGGTGTGCCGGCCGCACAGGTGGCCTTTGTGGACGACGTGCAGGAAAACATTGACGCCGCGCAGGACGCCGGCTTTCACGGCCTGCTGTACCACCATGACCACCACGCCGACTTTCAAGCGGCCCTGGGGGCGTGGCTGCGCGGCGAGTAG